One Mucilaginibacter ginkgonis genomic region harbors:
- a CDS encoding KUP/HAK/KT family potassium transporter, which produces MGHHKDLNRLTAAGVLISLGIIYGDIGTSPLYVFKAIIGTGPGIETRTISETLVLGGVSLIFWTLTFQTTLKYVIITLRADNKGEGGIFSLFSLVRRRAKWLIVPAVIGGCALLADGIITPPITISSAIEGLKSYYPELHTVRIVIIIIAALFFIQQFGTSLVGKAFGPIMFLWFGMMGVLGIINIADAPYVFKALNPYYAVHLLTSSSSHVAFIILGAVFLCTTGAEALYSDLGHCGRDNIRVSWGFVKTCLILNYLGQAAWLLKFQGQRVDMNLHNPFFAIMPTWFLIYGISIATIAAIIASQALISGSFTLIAEAVRLNLWPKVKINYPSEQKGQLYVPSVNWLLCAGCIGVVLLFQESSKMEAAYGLSITIAMLMTTILVSRFLKRKKVPSYIINAFLVVYILIEGTFLSGNMVKFVSGGWFTLSVGLLLFGVMWSWHVARKIRNRYIKFIEIEDYFTILKELSDDTSVAKYASQLVYLTSANFNSEIESKIIYSILQKQPKRADIYWLVHVDVMDEPYTREYEVDFLVPNKVIRIDFKLGFRVEQQINQLFRKVVEELVKKGEVDITSKYESLNKHKIVGDFRFVVIEKVISRSGFLSFYEKVVMAIYGQLRKISLSEERNFGLDLSFVTVEKVPLVLSDQQPVEIHRVNN; this is translated from the coding sequence GTGGGCCATCACAAAGACTTGAACCGGCTAACAGCTGCCGGTGTATTAATCAGCCTCGGTATCATCTACGGTGATATAGGTACTTCCCCTTTATACGTTTTTAAAGCGATCATCGGCACAGGTCCGGGCATCGAGACCCGAACAATTTCAGAAACACTCGTTTTAGGTGGCGTGTCGCTTATATTCTGGACGCTTACTTTTCAAACCACATTAAAATATGTTATCATCACCCTAAGGGCCGATAACAAAGGCGAGGGTGGCATATTCTCTCTATTTTCGTTAGTGCGCAGGCGAGCCAAGTGGCTCATCGTTCCCGCTGTAATAGGTGGTTGTGCTTTATTGGCCGATGGTATCATCACCCCACCTATTACCATATCATCCGCTATTGAGGGTCTCAAAAGCTATTATCCCGAGCTGCATACTGTCCGCATAGTAATTATCATCATAGCCGCGCTGTTCTTTATACAGCAGTTTGGTACATCACTGGTGGGTAAAGCCTTTGGGCCAATAATGTTCCTATGGTTTGGTATGATGGGTGTTTTGGGGATCATCAATATTGCTGATGCACCTTATGTATTTAAAGCGCTGAATCCATACTACGCAGTTCACTTGCTTACATCGAGTTCAAGCCATGTAGCGTTTATTATCCTCGGCGCAGTGTTCCTGTGTACTACCGGGGCTGAAGCATTGTACTCGGACCTTGGCCATTGCGGGCGCGATAATATCCGGGTAAGCTGGGGCTTTGTTAAAACCTGTTTGATACTGAACTATTTGGGCCAGGCTGCATGGTTATTAAAGTTTCAGGGCCAAAGGGTGGATATGAACCTGCATAACCCGTTCTTCGCCATCATGCCAACGTGGTTTCTTATTTATGGTATCAGCATAGCTACGATCGCGGCTATCATTGCCAGCCAGGCATTAATTTCAGGTTCTTTTACACTGATAGCAGAAGCCGTAAGGCTGAATTTGTGGCCCAAAGTAAAGATCAATTATCCGTCTGAGCAAAAAGGCCAGTTATATGTACCAAGCGTTAACTGGCTGCTTTGCGCCGGTTGTATTGGCGTGGTGTTGTTATTCCAGGAGTCGTCAAAGATGGAAGCTGCATATGGCTTAAGTATTACCATCGCTATGCTGATGACCACCATCCTTGTTTCAAGGTTCTTAAAACGCAAGAAAGTCCCTTCATATATCATAAACGCGTTCCTGGTGGTGTATATCCTTATCGAGGGAACTTTCCTTTCGGGTAACATGGTGAAATTTGTCAGCGGCGGCTGGTTCACCCTATCTGTCGGTTTACTATTGTTTGGTGTAATGTGGAGCTGGCATGTTGCCCGTAAGATCCGTAACCGGTACATCAAGTTCATCGAGATTGAAGATTACTTCACCATATTAAAAGAGCTAAGCGACGATACAAGTGTAGCTAAGTATGCTTCACAGTTAGTTTATTTAACCAGTGCCAACTTCAATTCAGAAATTGAGTCGAAGATCATTTATTCGATTCTGCAGAAACAGCCCAAGCGAGCAGATATCTATTGGCTGGTGCACGTAGATGTAATGGACGAGCCTTATACCCGCGAGTACGAAGTGGACTTTTTAGTACCTAATAAGGTTATCCGCATCGATTTTAAGCTCGGTTTTAGGGTAGAGCAGCAGATCAATCAACTGTTTAGAAAAGTGGTTGAAGAACTGGTAAAAAAAGGCGAGGTTGACATTACTAGTAAATACGAGTCTTTAAACAAACACAAAATTGTTGGCGACTTCCGTTTTGTGGTGATTGAAAAGGTAATCTCAAGATCGGGCTTCTTATCGTTCTACGAGAAAGTGGTTATGGCTATCTACGGTCAATTAAGAAAGATCAGTTTATCAGAAGAACGCAATTTTGGCCTCGATCTGAGTTTCGTGACGGTTGAAAAAGTGCCTTTAGTACTTTCAGATCAGCAACCTGTAGAGATCCATAGGGTAAATAACTAA
- a CDS encoding T9SS type A sorting domain-containing protein, which yields MGKIFTFWYCGCILTALTVSAIIAPAQASQTRPDTTSIRLRSKSSGKGSYLKNGFHVSFPTFKAFTPSVKAAAAKSAADEKVLNNVQIFPNPVTDQINLKYTITKNTMVTISVMDVLGNSVLTLLQQRLDPGEQKFTYNLNKQLTSGFYFVRVNAGAESVIRRISVL from the coding sequence ATGGGGAAAATTTTTACGTTTTGGTATTGTGGGTGTATCTTAACCGCGTTAACGGTTAGTGCAATTATTGCCCCTGCCCAAGCGAGCCAAACACGCCCCGATACCACCAGCATTCGCCTCCGAAGCAAATCCTCAGGAAAAGGCTCATACCTAAAAAACGGGTTTCACGTTTCTTTCCCAACCTTTAAAGCATTTACGCCATCTGTAAAAGCCGCTGCTGCAAAATCTGCCGCGGATGAAAAAGTGCTTAACAACGTACAGATATTCCCCAATCCGGTTACAGATCAGATCAATCTTAAATATACCATCACCAAAAATACGATGGTGACTATTTCTGTAATGGATGTATTAGGCAACAGCGTACTTACGTTGTTGCAGCAACGCCTCGATCCAGGCGAACAAAAATTTACCTACAACCTTAACAAGCAGTTAACCAGCGGCTTCTACTTTGTACGCGTCAATGCAGGCGCCGAGTCTGTCATCAGGCGCATATCTGTCCTCTAA
- a CDS encoding fumarylacetoacetate hydrolase family protein — MKIIAIGRNYAEHAKELNNPVPTVPVIFMKPDTALLKDNKPFYLPEFSQDVHHEIEIVLKVCKEGKHIEEQFASAYYDEIGLGIDFTARDIQSKHKEKGLPWELAKAFDNSAPVSNFLPKSQFADLYNMNFHLDINGEPRQKGNTQDLLFSFEKIIAFVSKYVTLKKGDLIFTGTPEGVSQVKIGDHLEGYLENEKLLDFHIK; from the coding sequence ATGAAGATCATCGCCATTGGCCGTAATTATGCCGAACACGCCAAAGAATTAAACAATCCCGTTCCGACTGTCCCGGTTATATTTATGAAACCGGACACAGCCTTGCTTAAAGACAATAAGCCATTTTATTTGCCTGAGTTTTCGCAGGATGTGCACCACGAGATCGAGATCGTTTTGAAAGTGTGCAAAGAAGGCAAACACATAGAAGAGCAGTTTGCATCTGCCTATTACGATGAAATTGGGTTGGGAATTGATTTTACAGCCCGAGACATTCAAAGCAAGCACAAAGAAAAAGGCCTGCCATGGGAACTGGCCAAGGCTTTTGATAATTCTGCGCCGGTAAGCAACTTTTTACCTAAATCGCAATTTGCAGATCTTTACAATATGAATTTCCATTTAGATATTAATGGAGAGCCCAGGCAAAAAGGCAACACGCAAGACCTGCTGTTTTCGTTCGAAAAGATTATCGCCTTTGTTTCAAAATATGTAACCTTAAAAAAAGGCGACCTCATATTTACCGGAACCCCCGAAGGTGTATCTCAGGTTAAAATAGGCGACCATCTGGAGGGCTATCTGGAAAATGAAAAATTATTAGACTTCCATATCAAGTGA
- a CDS encoding M23 family metallopeptidase has protein sequence MAFKRLFLAALAFSILSFSAFAQPGPAPARQYPQNIFRYPLDLPPSTAGGFAELRSNHFHSGLDFRTNQREGYPVHAAYDGYVSRIRVQFGGFGNALYITHPNGFTSVYGHLQRFSPEILQALRAEQKRQQKDVVDFSPNPLQFPVYKGQIVAWSGNTGGSAGPHLHFELRDSETEQTINPQLFGLTIPDRVPPTIMSVAVYHLNGAPFSEKTEKAIFQVTGAGGNYHPVHPSVLEIGEEAAMGIAVNDMNSASANRNGAFSIQLLLDGKSIYTFMAERFAFDQTHAINAYIDYPLFLSSGRWIQKCFILPGSRITVYPQSVNRGLIKLTDDEVHDLQYVVKDVAGNTSMVNLKIKRGLVKAEMPPGAGTTRVNYNQTTVFTRDKLKLTINPYNLYDNLDMTFTELPKRPGAYSAVYKIHNHLTPIHDSINVWIKPDSTLGNLVNKAVIYNTYRGSVGGVYEDGYIKSAPRDFGEFYIRVDTIPPTIRPVNLVNGGSMAGKSKMTFRIGDNLSGIKSYLAKIDGEWVLFEWDFKTKLLNHTFDGTLSSGKHSLELTVTDNKDNTAQYNATFYR, from the coding sequence ATGGCGTTTAAGAGGTTATTCTTAGCAGCACTGGCATTTTCGATCTTAAGTTTTTCAGCATTTGCTCAACCGGGGCCTGCACCGGCCAGGCAATACCCGCAAAATATTTTTCGATATCCGCTTGATCTGCCGCCGAGCACTGCCGGCGGTTTTGCCGAGTTAAGGTCAAACCATTTTCATTCAGGTCTTGATTTCCGTACCAATCAACGCGAGGGCTACCCTGTTCATGCTGCTTATGACGGGTATGTGTCTCGCATACGGGTGCAGTTTGGCGGCTTTGGAAACGCTTTATATATCACCCATCCAAACGGTTTTACATCTGTGTACGGGCATTTGCAACGCTTCAGCCCGGAAATATTGCAGGCGTTACGTGCAGAACAAAAGCGCCAGCAAAAAGACGTGGTAGATTTTAGCCCCAACCCCTTGCAGTTTCCGGTTTACAAAGGGCAAATTGTAGCATGGTCTGGTAATACCGGTGGCTCTGCCGGGCCGCATCTGCATTTTGAATTGCGTGATAGCGAAACAGAGCAGACCATTAATCCGCAATTGTTTGGCTTAACCATTCCAGACAGGGTACCGCCCACCATCATGTCTGTTGCGGTCTACCATCTTAATGGTGCTCCTTTTAGTGAAAAAACAGAGAAAGCAATTTTCCAGGTGACTGGCGCGGGCGGCAATTATCATCCGGTTCATCCATCTGTTTTGGAAATTGGCGAAGAGGCCGCTATGGGCATTGCCGTAAACGACATGAACAGTGCCTCTGCTAACCGTAACGGTGCATTTTCCATTCAATTATTGCTAGACGGCAAGTCAATCTATACTTTCATGGCCGAGCGCTTCGCATTCGATCAAACACATGCCATAAACGCCTACATAGACTATCCCCTATTTTTATCCTCGGGCCGATGGATACAAAAATGTTTCATACTTCCGGGCAGCCGCATTACAGTCTATCCGCAATCCGTGAATCGTGGCCTCATCAAACTGACGGACGATGAAGTGCACGACCTGCAGTACGTGGTAAAGGATGTTGCCGGCAATACGTCCATGGTCAATCTAAAAATTAAAAGAGGGCTTGTTAAAGCTGAGATGCCACCAGGTGCAGGTACCACGCGCGTCAATTACAACCAAACCACGGTATTCACCCGCGATAAACTAAAACTCACCATCAATCCCTACAACCTTTACGATAACCTGGACATGACTTTTACCGAGCTGCCAAAGCGCCCCGGTGCATATTCGGCCGTATATAAAATTCATAACCACTTAACACCCATTCACGACAGCATTAACGTTTGGATAAAACCCGACAGCACTTTAGGCAACCTTGTAAACAAAGCGGTCATCTACAATACATACAGGGGATCAGTGGGTGGAGTATATGAAGATGGCTATATCAAATCCGCTCCGCGTGATTTCGGGGAATTCTATATCAGAGTTGATACCATCCCCCCAACCATTCGTCCGGTTAATTTAGTGAATGGTGGCAGCATGGCCGGCAAGTCGAAAATGACCTTTCGAATTGGCGATAACCTTTCCGGAATTAAATCTTACCTGGCTAAAATAGACGGCGAGTGGGTACTATTTGAATGGGATTTCAAAACCAAGTTGTTAAATCATACATTTGATGGTACGCTGTCATCGGGCAAGCACAGCTTAGAGCTTACCGTGACAGACAATAAAGACAACACGGCGCAGTACAACGCTACATTCTACAGATAA
- the bcp gene encoding thioredoxin-dependent thiol peroxidase — protein sequence MATLQQGDKAPGFTAKDQNGNAVSLSDFEGKTVILYFYPKDDTPGCTAEACDFRDNYQSLLSQGYEVIGVSVDDEKSHKKFETKYSLPFTLIADTGHEIVEAYGVWGEKSMYGKTYMGVNRSTFIIDGDGIIKHIITKVDTKAASQQVLDLVG from the coding sequence ATGGCAACACTACAACAAGGCGACAAAGCCCCTGGGTTTACAGCTAAGGACCAAAACGGCAATGCCGTTTCATTGAGTGATTTTGAAGGCAAAACAGTGATCCTATATTTTTACCCAAAAGATGATACCCCTGGTTGCACGGCAGAGGCCTGCGACTTTAGGGATAATTATCAATCGTTGTTAAGCCAGGGCTATGAGGTGATAGGTGTTAGCGTGGATGATGAAAAATCGCACAAAAAATTTGAGACCAAATACAGCCTGCCTTTTACCTTGATAGCTGATACCGGCCACGAGATTGTTGAAGCTTATGGCGTTTGGGGCGAAAAGAGCATGTATGGCAAAACTTACATGGGTGTCAACCGCTCGACATTTATTATTGACGGCGACGGCATTATCAAACACATTATCACCAAGGTTGATACCAAAGCGGCTTCGCAGCAGGTGTTAGACCTGGTAGGTTAA
- a CDS encoding RNA polymerase sigma factor has protein sequence MSAQVEDEEILSKFREERTRNEAFTLLLKKYQQKIYWHVRRMVIDHDDADDITQDVFIKVWKNLPGFRADAQLYTWMYRIATNECITFLNKKKQKNNVPLDEVSYDLADTLAESAYFDGDKAQRKLQEALLTLPDKQRLVFNMKYYDDMKYEEISDVLGTSVGALKASFHLAVKKIETFLTSND, from the coding sequence ATGTCTGCACAGGTAGAAGATGAAGAAATATTAAGCAAGTTCCGGGAAGAACGCACCCGCAATGAGGCTTTTACCCTGTTGCTAAAAAAATACCAGCAAAAGATCTATTGGCACGTACGCCGTATGGTAATTGACCATGACGATGCTGATGATATTACCCAGGATGTTTTTATAAAGGTTTGGAAGAACCTGCCGGGCTTTAGGGCCGACGCGCAATTATACACCTGGATGTACCGCATTGCCACCAACGAGTGCATTACCTTTCTGAATAAGAAGAAGCAGAAAAATAACGTTCCATTGGATGAGGTTTCTTACGACCTGGCAGATACTTTGGCCGAGTCTGCATACTTTGACGGGGATAAAGCGCAACGCAAATTACAGGAAGCATTGTTAACCCTGCCAGATAAACAAAGGCTGGTATTTAACATGAAATACTATGATGACATGAAGTACGAAGAAATATCTGACGTGCTTGGGACAAGTGTCGGTGCATTGAAGGCATCTTTCCACCTGGCGGTTAAAAAAATCGAAACTTTTTTAACTTCTAACGACTAA
- a CDS encoding aspartate aminotransferase family protein: protein MLTLRQLFLANNAQTTDFPLLLEFERAKGVYMYDANGKPYIDLISGIGVSNIGHCNDEVVAAVTEQVSKYMHLMVYGEYVQSPQVLFAEKLVSLLPSTLNSVYFVNSGAEAAEGALKLAKRHTGRSGIIAFKNSYHGSTHGALSIMGSDEFKRGYGPLLPDVDFIELNRTDQLNAITVDTACVILETIQGEAGIRTPDPDYMLALRERCNETGALLILDEIQTAFGRTGKMFAFEHFDIVPDILLLGKALGGGMPLGAFISSAKIMGALKDNPMLGHITTFGGHPVSCAAGLAALKVLLEQDLVKGVDEKGRLLKSSLQHPAITEIRGKGLMLAVGFKDFALNKKIINHCIANGVVTDWFLHCDDAMRIAPPLIITTDEIIQACGVIDDAIAVCV from the coding sequence ATGCTTACACTTCGACAGCTTTTCTTAGCCAATAACGCGCAAACCACAGACTTCCCTCTTCTTCTCGAGTTTGAGCGAGCCAAAGGTGTGTATATGTATGATGCCAACGGCAAGCCGTATATAGATCTGATATCCGGCATCGGCGTGAGCAACATTGGCCACTGTAATGACGAGGTGGTTGCCGCGGTAACTGAACAGGTAAGTAAATACATGCACCTGATGGTCTACGGCGAATATGTGCAGTCGCCGCAGGTTTTGTTTGCAGAAAAGTTGGTCAGCCTGCTGCCGTCGACACTTAATTCCGTCTATTTCGTCAACTCTGGGGCAGAAGCTGCAGAAGGTGCACTCAAATTAGCTAAGCGGCATACAGGCCGTAGCGGCATAATAGCGTTTAAAAATTCTTATCATGGCAGCACCCACGGCGCGCTGAGCATTATGGGCAGCGACGAGTTTAAACGTGGTTACGGCCCTTTACTGCCTGATGTTGACTTCATAGAACTAAACCGAACCGATCAATTAAACGCGATCACAGTCGACACCGCGTGTGTTATTTTAGAAACTATACAAGGCGAGGCCGGTATTCGTACACCGGATCCTGACTACATGCTGGCATTGCGTGAGCGGTGCAATGAAACAGGTGCCCTGCTCATACTTGATGAGATCCAAACCGCCTTTGGCCGAACCGGGAAAATGTTCGCCTTTGAGCATTTTGATATTGTGCCTGATATTTTACTGTTAGGCAAGGCCTTGGGCGGCGGTATGCCCCTTGGCGCCTTTATCTCGTCGGCAAAGATTATGGGTGCTTTAAAAGATAACCCCATGCTTGGCCATATTACTACGTTTGGCGGCCACCCCGTTAGCTGCGCTGCCGGTTTAGCTGCTTTAAAGGTTTTGCTGGAGCAAGATCTGGTAAAAGGCGTTGATGAAAAAGGCCGGCTGTTAAAGTCGTCGCTCCAACACCCTGCCATTACAGAAATACGCGGCAAAGGGCTGATGCTCGCTGTGGGATTTAAAGATTTCGCACTCAATAAAAAGATAATAAACCATTGCATAGCGAATGGCGTAGTAACCGATTGGTTCCTGCATTGCGATGACGCTATGCGTATCGCTCCTCCACTTATTATCACAACAGACGAGATCATTCAGGCTTGCGGAGTTATCGATGATGCTATAGCTGTGTGCGTTTAG
- a CDS encoding glycosyltransferase family 4 protein, whose product MKIAYISTYLPRECGIATFNNNLMQAISANFPERTTRLQNGFVVALNDSDDTNQYEYPEEVKYVIRQNHQKDYIRAANYINTSDVNAVILEHEFGIYGGESGIYILPLLNRLEKPLISILHTILKEPNYVQRVIIREIAEQSAKVVVMSKRAVEFLTTVYDIPREKIQLIEHGVPDLEEPEPNPVKSLAAFKNKKVLLTFGLISRNKGLEVVVKALPKIVEKHPDAMYVILGNTHPGVVKHSGEEYRDSLKSLAAKLGVSDNLAFINKFVTEEELINYLTAATLYVTPYHNEAQITSGTLSYAVGAGAAVVSTPYWHATELLAENRGRLFDFKDPDGLAANVNDLLDNEDKLQKLKQNAYQYGLNLRWPKIGGEYIATAQDALINHDFSDKILKNSIVDPEILPKFSLAHVRRLTDDTGIVQHAKYGIPNLKEGYCLDDNSRALIMALMAYQRNKSQEALDLLPIYLSYIHYMQREDGNFRNFLSFDRRYLDEVGTEDSFGRTIWALGHLISCASNNSYREFAMELFHRSYPHFETLVHLRGMANTIIGICLYLKVYPTDEGMMAQMARMTQPLIDGYEKHQTEDWQWFEEKMTYDNGILPLALLHSYEITGNENVKRVAMNTMAFLDKHTLSNGYLNPVGNDGWFHKGGKMPIYDQQAIETMAMVLMHFQAYEIFREPEYIEKMFLSYKWFLGENSLRAPLYDYETKGGCDGLQPSGINRNQGAESTLAYLISHLTVLKAFELEYEYKKYGQSIQIC is encoded by the coding sequence ATGAAAATAGCTTATATCTCAACCTACCTGCCGCGCGAGTGCGGTATCGCTACCTTTAACAACAACCTGATGCAGGCCATCAGTGCAAACTTCCCTGAAAGGACTACACGTTTGCAAAACGGCTTTGTTGTAGCGTTAAATGATTCTGACGATACTAACCAGTACGAATACCCCGAAGAGGTTAAATATGTAATCCGACAGAACCATCAAAAAGATTATATCCGCGCGGCAAATTATATCAATACCAGTGACGTAAATGCAGTAATACTGGAGCATGAGTTTGGTATTTACGGCGGTGAAAGCGGCATCTATATTTTGCCTCTGCTTAACAGGTTAGAAAAGCCATTGATCTCTATCTTGCACACCATCTTAAAAGAGCCAAACTATGTGCAGCGCGTAATCATCCGCGAAATTGCAGAGCAATCGGCCAAAGTGGTGGTTATGAGCAAAAGAGCTGTAGAATTTTTGACTACCGTTTATGACATCCCTCGCGAAAAAATACAGTTGATAGAGCATGGTGTACCTGATCTGGAAGAACCTGAACCCAATCCGGTTAAAAGCCTGGCTGCTTTTAAAAACAAAAAGGTGCTGTTAACTTTTGGTCTAATCAGCCGTAATAAAGGTTTAGAGGTAGTGGTAAAAGCTTTACCAAAAATTGTAGAAAAACATCCGGATGCGATGTATGTGATATTGGGTAACACACACCCGGGTGTGGTGAAACATTCGGGCGAGGAATACCGCGACAGTTTAAAAAGCCTGGCAGCTAAATTGGGCGTGTCAGACAATCTTGCATTCATCAATAAATTTGTAACCGAAGAAGAACTTATCAATTATCTAACCGCAGCTACCTTGTACGTAACACCGTACCATAACGAGGCGCAGATCACCAGCGGTACGTTATCTTATGCAGTTGGCGCCGGTGCCGCGGTTGTATCTACACCTTATTGGCATGCTACAGAACTATTAGCAGAAAACCGCGGCCGCTTGTTCGACTTTAAAGACCCCGATGGTTTGGCAGCGAACGTAAACGATCTGCTTGATAATGAAGATAAGCTTCAAAAACTAAAACAAAACGCTTATCAATATGGCCTTAATCTTCGCTGGCCAAAAATTGGCGGTGAGTATATAGCCACAGCACAAGATGCTTTAATTAATCATGATTTTAGCGACAAGATACTTAAGAATAGTATTGTCGATCCGGAGATATTACCAAAATTCAGCCTGGCACATGTAAGACGTTTAACAGACGACACCGGTATAGTTCAACACGCTAAATATGGCATTCCGAATTTAAAAGAAGGTTACTGCCTTGATGATAACAGTCGAGCGTTGATCATGGCGCTTATGGCTTACCAGCGTAATAAAAGCCAGGAAGCCTTAGACCTGCTGCCAATATACCTAAGCTATATCCACTACATGCAGCGCGAGGACGGTAACTTCCGTAATTTCCTCAGCTTCGATCGCCGCTACTTGGATGAAGTAGGTACAGAAGATTCGTTCGGCCGTACGATATGGGCATTAGGTCATCTCATCAGTTGCGCATCTAACAACTCATATCGTGAATTCGCGATGGAACTGTTCCACCGCTCCTATCCGCATTTCGAAACGCTGGTGCACTTACGGGGCATGGCCAATACGATCATCGGTATTTGCTTATACCTGAAGGTTTATCCAACTGACGAAGGCATGATGGCACAAATGGCACGTATGACACAGCCTTTGATCGATGGCTATGAGAAGCACCAAACAGAGGATTGGCAATGGTTCGAAGAAAAGATGACCTACGATAACGGCATACTTCCGTTGGCGTTGCTGCACTCATACGAAATTACAGGCAATGAAAATGTAAAACGCGTTGCCATGAATACTATGGCGTTCCTTGATAAACATACGCTGTCTAACGGTTATCTAAACCCCGTTGGCAACGACGGATGGTTCCACAAGGGCGGAAAGATGCCTATTTACGATCAGCAAGCAATTGAGACTATGGCCATGGTGCTGATGCATTTCCAGGCATACGAGATTTTCCGCGAGCCTGAGTATATCGAAAAAATGTTCTTAAGTTACAAATGGTTCCTTGGCGAAAACTCGTTGCGCGCGCCACTTTACGATTACGAAACTAAGGGTGGTTGCGACGGCCTTCAGCCATCCGGCATTAACCGCAACCAAGGGGCAGAAAGTACGTTGGCCTATCTTATCTCCCATCTCACCGTGCTTAAAGCATTTGAGCTGGAGTATGAATACAAAAAATACGGTCAAAGTATACAGATCTGCTAA
- a CDS encoding glycosyltransferase family 4 protein, whose translation MKVAILSPVAWRTPPRHYGPWEQVASNISEGMVAKGVDVTLFATGDSVTAGKLSSICATGYEEDRSQDAKVLECLHISNLMERAGEFDLIHNNFDFLPLTYSGLIKTPVITTIHGFSSERIVPVYKKYNDRGYYVSISNSDRSPELKYLATVYNGLNTAEFDFVEKPDDYLLCFSRIHPHKGTSEAIQIARTANRKLIIAGIIQDEGYYKREVEPYVDNEQIIYVGQAGPAQRNELLGNAAALLHPISFDEPFGMSIAESMLCGTPVIAFNRGSMSELIKNTETGFLVETVDQAVEAVKQLPSISRSLCREWASSQFSQEKMVDDYYELYQQILQK comes from the coding sequence ATGAAGGTTGCTATACTATCGCCGGTTGCCTGGCGTACACCGCCGCGTCACTATGGCCCGTGGGAACAGGTTGCGTCCAATATCTCCGAGGGGATGGTGGCAAAAGGAGTCGATGTGACACTTTTCGCCACGGGCGACTCCGTTACTGCCGGAAAGTTATCCTCGATATGCGCGACAGGCTATGAAGAAGATCGTTCGCAGGATGCCAAAGTTTTGGAATGCTTGCACATCAGCAACCTGATGGAACGTGCCGGCGAGTTCGATCTCATCCATAACAATTTCGATTTTTTGCCCCTCACCTATTCGGGGTTGATCAAAACGCCTGTTATTACAACAATTCACGGCTTCTCTTCCGAGCGGATTGTCCCGGTATATAAGAAATATAATGATCGTGGCTACTACGTATCTATAAGCAATTCTGACCGTAGCCCGGAACTGAAATATCTTGCTACAGTTTACAATGGCCTAAACACAGCAGAGTTTGATTTTGTAGAAAAACCTGACGACTATTTGCTTTGCTTTAGCCGCATCCACCCACATAAAGGAACATCCGAGGCAATACAAATTGCCAGGACAGCTAACAGAAAACTGATTATAGCCGGCATCATACAGGATGAAGGTTATTACAAACGCGAGGTAGAACCTTATGTAGATAATGAGCAGATCATCTATGTTGGCCAGGCCGGCCCTGCCCAGCGTAACGAATTATTAGGTAACGCAGCGGCCCTGCTGCATCCTATTAGTTTCGATGAACCATTTGGAATGAGCATCGCCGAATCTATGCTGTGCGGTACACCTGTGATCGCCTTTAATAGAGGCTCGATGTCTGAGCTCATTAAAAATACAGAAACCGGTTTTTTAGTAGAAACAGTTGATCAAGCAGTGGAAGCCGTAAAGCAATTACCATCGATTAGTCGCTCCCTCTGCCGCGAATGGGCATCATCTCAATTTTCGCAAGAAAAGATGGTAGATGACTACTACGAGTTATACCAGCAGATATTGCAGAAATAG